A single window of Eucalyptus grandis isolate ANBG69807.140 chromosome 1, ASM1654582v1, whole genome shotgun sequence DNA harbors:
- the LOC104432910 gene encoding probable LRR receptor-like serine/threonine-protein kinase At1g06840 isoform X2, whose product MARERRLLLGVAVALSACWFGLLASAQLIHPAELNALKAIRKSLGDPFKNLRDWNKNDPCTSNWTGVICSQQNDGYQHVQELRLLNKNLTGTLAPELGVLTYVIYLDFMWNNISGSIPKEIGNMTSLHLLLLSGNNISGPLPDELGFLPNITKFQLDRNQVSGPLPRSFANLLKVQHFHMNNNSISGQIPPELSKLPMLKHFQLDNNNFEGNGIPSNYSNMPKLVKLSLRNCNLTGVIPDFSTIPSLLYLDLSSNNLTGSIPTNKLSPNITTIDLSNNQLNGTIPSNFSSFVKLQKLSLHNNYLSGDVPTNIWQNINFNATSTLKLEFQNNALSNVVGSLNPPPNVTIWLQGNPVCRRQNELNIVNYCASEGSSADAPANSTYSNSSSCPYQHCPELYEHLPDSPDPCYCAAPLGVGVRLRSPSIFDFRPYADQFISYVTSGLDLQPYQLVVDSFIWRKGPRLEMFLKFYPVIGNYSGIFNASEVLRLMDDIARFTIPGNDVFGPYDLLNFTLGLYQSDVSLPTSSGMSKGVLAAIVLGSISAAGVICLAIAFLFYIRHPRNRDQGSRTKSASKVPMKVEGLKAISFADLEKATGNFDMTAQIGRGGYGKVYKGVLGDSTVVAIKRAEQRSLQGQQEFFTEIEFLSRLHHRNLVSLVGYCDEENEQMLVYEFMPNGSLHSALSGPYRSPLSFAVRLSIALGSAKGILYLHTEADPPIIHRDIKANNILLDSRLNAKVADFGISRLAPSPNTDGFVTAHISTNVKGTPGYLDPEYFLTHKLTEKSDVYSLGIVFLELLTRMPPISHGRNIVREVLQACQSGSMFSIIDRSMGPYPSECIKKFMALALKCCDDQTKARPTMLEVVRELENISFMLPETDAITTESEPSSSGIEDSAPQPLYPRRSPYTSLDLVGSDLVSGVIPTITPR is encoded by the exons ATGGCGAGGGAACGGCGTCTGTTGCTTGGAGTGGCTGTTGCTTTATCGGCATGTTGGTTCGGTTTGCTCGCTTCGGCACAGCTCATTCACCCGGCTGAAT TAAATGCGCTGAAAGCAATCCGGAAGTCTCTTGGCGATCCATTCAAAAATCTCCGCGACTGGAATAAGAACGATCCCTGCACTTCCAACTGGACTGGGGTCATCTGCTCGCAGCAAAATGATGGCTACCAGCACGTTCAAGAACT GCGGCTGCTAAATAAGAATCTGACAGGGACATTAGCTCCGGAGCTTGGTGTACTCACCTATGTGATTTACTT GGATTTTATGTGGAACAACATAAGTGGCAGCATACCAAAGGAGATCGGCAACATGACTTCTTTGCACCTCCT GCTTCTAAGTGGAAACAATATATCAGGTCCTCTACCAGATGAGCTTGGATTCCTCCCcaatataacaaaatttcagctGGACCGTAACCAAGTATCAGGACCACTGCCCAGATCATTTGCAAATTTGCTAAAAGTTCAGCACTT TCACATGAACAACAATTCTATCAGTGGTCAGATTCCTCCTGAGCTCTCTAAACTACCGATGCTTAAACACTT CCAACTGGACAACAACAACTTTGAGGGGAATGGTATCCCAAGTAATTATTCAAACATGCCTAAACTCGTGAAATT GAGTTTGAGAAACTGCAATTTGACAGGCGTTATCCCTGATTTCAGCACCATCCCAAGTCTTCTTTACTT GGATCTTAGCTCAAATAACCTAACTGGAAGCATACCCACGAATAAGCTTTCTCCAAATATCACTACTAT TGATCTCTCCAATAATCAGCTTAATGGGACTATTCCCTCAAACTTTTCTAGTTTTGTCAAGCTTCAAAAACT ATCTCTTCACAACAATTACTTGTCCGGTGATGTTCCAACCAATATATGGCAGAATATCAATTTCAATGCAACATCAACACTTAAATT GGAGTTCCAAAACAATGCACTTAGTAATGTTGTGGGCAGTCTCAATCCTCCTCCAAATGTCACAATTTG GCTTCAAGGGAATCCAGTTTGCAGAAGACAAAACGAACTTAATATTGTCAACTACTGTGCATCTGAAGGCAGCAGCGCTGATGCTCCTGCCAATTCTACGTACTCGAACAGCAGCAGCTGCCCATATCAACATTGCCCTGAGTTGTACGAACATCTGCCTGACTCCCCAGATCCATGCTACTGTGCTGCACCGCTTGGTGTTGGAGTGCGTTTACGCAGTCCTAGTATATTTGATTTCCGCCCGTATGCTGACCAGTTCATATCTTACGTGACCTCCGGTCTTGACTTGCAACCGTATCAGCTCGTTGTTGACTCCTTCATATGGCGGAAAGGTCCCAGGCTCGAAATGTTTCTAAAGTTTTATCCTGTGATTGGCAACTATTCTGGTATATTCAATGCAAGCGAGGTCCTACGGCTTATGGACGATATCGCAAGATTTACAATTCCTGGGAATGATGTTTTCGGGCCCTATGATCTGCTAAATTTTACTCTTGGACTTTATCAGTCTG ATGTTAGTCTGCCGACAAGCTCGGGCATGAGCAAGGGTGTTCTCGCTGCAATTGTGCTTGGATCCATCTCTGCTGCAGGTGTCATATGCCTGGCCATTGCGTTTCTGTTCTACATAAGGCACCCTAGGAACCGGGATCAAGGTTCAAGGACAAAGTCAG CTTCGAAAGTTCCCATGAAAGTTGAAGGACTCAAAGCAATTTCCTTTGCTGATCTTGAGAAGGCAACTGGTAACTTCGATATGACTGCTCAGATAGGACGAGGAGGCTACGGAAAAGTTTATAAAGGTGTCCTAGGGGATAGCACAGTGGTGGCAATCAAACGTGCAGAGCAAAGATCGCTGCAGGGCCAACAAGAGTTCTTTACTGAAATAGAATTCTTGTCACGGCTACACCATCGCAACCTTGTTTCCTTAGTTGGGTACTGCGATGAAGAAAATGAGCAG ATGTTGGTATATGAATTCATGCCAAATGGTTCCCTTCACAGTGCCTTATCAG GTCCATATAGAAGCCCGTTGAGTTTTGCAGTCAGATTGAGCATTGCCTTGGGTTCAGCTAAGGGCATTCTCTACCTTCATACAGAAGCTGACCCTCCCATCATACACCGCGATATCAAAGccaataatatattattagaCAGCAGACTCAATGCAAAAGTCGCAGACTTTGGAATCTCGAGACTTGCACCATCACCAAATACTGATGGTTTTGTAACCGCTCACATATCCACAAACGTAAAGGGAACACCT GGCTACCTTGACCCAGAGTACTTCTTGACACACAAGTTAACCGAAAAGAGTGATGTTTACAGCCTTGGGATTGTATTTTTGGAGCTGTTGACAAGGATGCCGCCCATATCTCATGGCAGAAACATTGTCAGGGAG GTGCTACAAGCTTGTCAATCTGGATCGATGTTCTCTATCATAGATCGAAGCATGGGCCCGTATCCTTCTGAATGTATCAAGAAGTTTATGGCATTGGCCCTCAAGTGTTGCGATGATCAGACCAAGGCGCGACCAACAATGTTGGAGGTGGTACGAGAATTGGAGAATATATCTTTCATGCTACCGGAAACTGACGCTATCACCACGGAATCAGAACCTTCCAGTTCAGGAATCGAGGATTCTGCTCCTCAGCCTCTTTACCCCAGGAGAAGTCCATATACATCCCTCGACTTGGTGGGAAGTGACCTTGTAAGTGGGGTGATACCCACAATCACGCCACGTTAA
- the LOC104432910 gene encoding probable LRR receptor-like serine/threonine-protein kinase At1g06840 isoform X1: protein MARERRLLLGVAVALSACWFGLLASAQLIHPAELNALKAIRKSLGDPFKNLRDWNKNDPCTSNWTGVICSQQNDGYQHVQELRLLNKNLTGTLAPELGVLTYVIYLDFMWNNISGSIPKEIGNMTSLHLLLLSGNNISGPLPDELGFLPNITKFQLDRNQVSGPLPRSFANLLKVQHFHMNNNSISGQIPPELSKLPMLKHFLLDNNNLSGYLPQELAMMPNLTILQLDNNNFEGNGIPSNYSNMPKLVKLSLRNCNLTGVIPDFSTIPSLLYLDLSSNNLTGSIPTNKLSPNITTIDLSNNQLNGTIPSNFSSFVKLQKLSLHNNYLSGDVPTNIWQNINFNATSTLKLEFQNNALSNVVGSLNPPPNVTIWLQGNPVCRRQNELNIVNYCASEGSSADAPANSTYSNSSSCPYQHCPELYEHLPDSPDPCYCAAPLGVGVRLRSPSIFDFRPYADQFISYVTSGLDLQPYQLVVDSFIWRKGPRLEMFLKFYPVIGNYSGIFNASEVLRLMDDIARFTIPGNDVFGPYDLLNFTLGLYQSDVSLPTSSGMSKGVLAAIVLGSISAAGVICLAIAFLFYIRHPRNRDQGSRTKSASKVPMKVEGLKAISFADLEKATGNFDMTAQIGRGGYGKVYKGVLGDSTVVAIKRAEQRSLQGQQEFFTEIEFLSRLHHRNLVSLVGYCDEENEQMLVYEFMPNGSLHSALSGPYRSPLSFAVRLSIALGSAKGILYLHTEADPPIIHRDIKANNILLDSRLNAKVADFGISRLAPSPNTDGFVTAHISTNVKGTPGYLDPEYFLTHKLTEKSDVYSLGIVFLELLTRMPPISHGRNIVREVLQACQSGSMFSIIDRSMGPYPSECIKKFMALALKCCDDQTKARPTMLEVVRELENISFMLPETDAITTESEPSSSGIEDSAPQPLYPRRSPYTSLDLVGSDLVSGVIPTITPR, encoded by the exons ATGGCGAGGGAACGGCGTCTGTTGCTTGGAGTGGCTGTTGCTTTATCGGCATGTTGGTTCGGTTTGCTCGCTTCGGCACAGCTCATTCACCCGGCTGAAT TAAATGCGCTGAAAGCAATCCGGAAGTCTCTTGGCGATCCATTCAAAAATCTCCGCGACTGGAATAAGAACGATCCCTGCACTTCCAACTGGACTGGGGTCATCTGCTCGCAGCAAAATGATGGCTACCAGCACGTTCAAGAACT GCGGCTGCTAAATAAGAATCTGACAGGGACATTAGCTCCGGAGCTTGGTGTACTCACCTATGTGATTTACTT GGATTTTATGTGGAACAACATAAGTGGCAGCATACCAAAGGAGATCGGCAACATGACTTCTTTGCACCTCCT GCTTCTAAGTGGAAACAATATATCAGGTCCTCTACCAGATGAGCTTGGATTCCTCCCcaatataacaaaatttcagctGGACCGTAACCAAGTATCAGGACCACTGCCCAGATCATTTGCAAATTTGCTAAAAGTTCAGCACTT TCACATGAACAACAATTCTATCAGTGGTCAGATTCCTCCTGAGCTCTCTAAACTACCGATGCTTAAACACTT CCTTTTGGATAACAACAACTTGTCCGGTTATCTCCCACAAGAGCTCGCTATGATGCCAAATCTGACGATTCT CCAACTGGACAACAACAACTTTGAGGGGAATGGTATCCCAAGTAATTATTCAAACATGCCTAAACTCGTGAAATT GAGTTTGAGAAACTGCAATTTGACAGGCGTTATCCCTGATTTCAGCACCATCCCAAGTCTTCTTTACTT GGATCTTAGCTCAAATAACCTAACTGGAAGCATACCCACGAATAAGCTTTCTCCAAATATCACTACTAT TGATCTCTCCAATAATCAGCTTAATGGGACTATTCCCTCAAACTTTTCTAGTTTTGTCAAGCTTCAAAAACT ATCTCTTCACAACAATTACTTGTCCGGTGATGTTCCAACCAATATATGGCAGAATATCAATTTCAATGCAACATCAACACTTAAATT GGAGTTCCAAAACAATGCACTTAGTAATGTTGTGGGCAGTCTCAATCCTCCTCCAAATGTCACAATTTG GCTTCAAGGGAATCCAGTTTGCAGAAGACAAAACGAACTTAATATTGTCAACTACTGTGCATCTGAAGGCAGCAGCGCTGATGCTCCTGCCAATTCTACGTACTCGAACAGCAGCAGCTGCCCATATCAACATTGCCCTGAGTTGTACGAACATCTGCCTGACTCCCCAGATCCATGCTACTGTGCTGCACCGCTTGGTGTTGGAGTGCGTTTACGCAGTCCTAGTATATTTGATTTCCGCCCGTATGCTGACCAGTTCATATCTTACGTGACCTCCGGTCTTGACTTGCAACCGTATCAGCTCGTTGTTGACTCCTTCATATGGCGGAAAGGTCCCAGGCTCGAAATGTTTCTAAAGTTTTATCCTGTGATTGGCAACTATTCTGGTATATTCAATGCAAGCGAGGTCCTACGGCTTATGGACGATATCGCAAGATTTACAATTCCTGGGAATGATGTTTTCGGGCCCTATGATCTGCTAAATTTTACTCTTGGACTTTATCAGTCTG ATGTTAGTCTGCCGACAAGCTCGGGCATGAGCAAGGGTGTTCTCGCTGCAATTGTGCTTGGATCCATCTCTGCTGCAGGTGTCATATGCCTGGCCATTGCGTTTCTGTTCTACATAAGGCACCCTAGGAACCGGGATCAAGGTTCAAGGACAAAGTCAG CTTCGAAAGTTCCCATGAAAGTTGAAGGACTCAAAGCAATTTCCTTTGCTGATCTTGAGAAGGCAACTGGTAACTTCGATATGACTGCTCAGATAGGACGAGGAGGCTACGGAAAAGTTTATAAAGGTGTCCTAGGGGATAGCACAGTGGTGGCAATCAAACGTGCAGAGCAAAGATCGCTGCAGGGCCAACAAGAGTTCTTTACTGAAATAGAATTCTTGTCACGGCTACACCATCGCAACCTTGTTTCCTTAGTTGGGTACTGCGATGAAGAAAATGAGCAG ATGTTGGTATATGAATTCATGCCAAATGGTTCCCTTCACAGTGCCTTATCAG GTCCATATAGAAGCCCGTTGAGTTTTGCAGTCAGATTGAGCATTGCCTTGGGTTCAGCTAAGGGCATTCTCTACCTTCATACAGAAGCTGACCCTCCCATCATACACCGCGATATCAAAGccaataatatattattagaCAGCAGACTCAATGCAAAAGTCGCAGACTTTGGAATCTCGAGACTTGCACCATCACCAAATACTGATGGTTTTGTAACCGCTCACATATCCACAAACGTAAAGGGAACACCT GGCTACCTTGACCCAGAGTACTTCTTGACACACAAGTTAACCGAAAAGAGTGATGTTTACAGCCTTGGGATTGTATTTTTGGAGCTGTTGACAAGGATGCCGCCCATATCTCATGGCAGAAACATTGTCAGGGAG GTGCTACAAGCTTGTCAATCTGGATCGATGTTCTCTATCATAGATCGAAGCATGGGCCCGTATCCTTCTGAATGTATCAAGAAGTTTATGGCATTGGCCCTCAAGTGTTGCGATGATCAGACCAAGGCGCGACCAACAATGTTGGAGGTGGTACGAGAATTGGAGAATATATCTTTCATGCTACCGGAAACTGACGCTATCACCACGGAATCAGAACCTTCCAGTTCAGGAATCGAGGATTCTGCTCCTCAGCCTCTTTACCCCAGGAGAAGTCCATATACATCCCTCGACTTGGTGGGAAGTGACCTTGTAAGTGGGGTGATACCCACAATCACGCCACGTTAA
- the LOC104432896 gene encoding pentatricopeptide repeat-containing protein At2g15690, mitochondrial, whose protein sequence is MASSLVRRRPGVSSLVSLRPLLSRNGSAATAAHLLAAGRRQTLSLSRALSAHAVWNEYPPPPPPAPQQSPPPPSDFRGFDRNPDEGVQQNQYFRPQNRDTNAGQWSSPSPPPPPQGNPGFGYQNQGQSQSYPNAGYPSQGQSYPGRGYSDPAPVYSQQQSPEQWNKQVPGQGYPRQQNPGQWNTQNQSYGQYQSPAGVNNPNQNYQQQPRSPNQWNNQNQGYPQPDNRNQWVPQNPSANQWNHQQAAVVHATENRVVEAPAPGPSIADLRQLCQGGKVKEAIELMNEGVKADADCFSWLFDSCGKSKSLENAKKVHDYFLQSTCRGDLQMKNKVLEMYGKCDSMIDARRVFDHMLDKNIDSWHLMINGYAYNGLGDDGLELYEHIRNLGLKPNEQTFLAVLSACASIGAIEEGFIHFESMQNDYGIKPGVEHYLGVIDVLCQPGHLAEAVEYIEKLPFEPTLEVWEALKSYARIHGDLDLEDHVEELMMAIDPSIATANKIPTPSPKRRSVINMLEGKNRISEFKNPTLYKDDEKYKSGKEGGYVPDTRYVLHDIDQEAKEQALLYHSERLAIAYGLISTPARTPLRIIKNLRICGDCHNAIKIMSKIVGRELIVRDNKRFHHFKDGKCSCGDYW, encoded by the coding sequence ATGGCGTCTTCCCTCGTGAGGCGGCGCCCGGGGGTCTCCTCTCTCGTCTCCTTGAGGCCGCTGCTGTCTCGGAACGGttccgccgccaccgccgcccatTTGTtggccgccggccgccgccaaACCCTAAGCCTGTCGAGAGCCCTGAGCGCGCACGCGGTGTGGAATGAgtatcctcctcctcctcctcctgctccgcAGCAatcgcctccgccgccgtctGATTTCAGGGGTTTCGACCGGAACCCAGATGAAGGGGTGCAGCAAAATCAGTACTTTCGCCCTCAGAACAGAGACACCAACGCTGGTCAATGGAGCTCgccgtcaccgccgccgccgccgcaagGGAACCCTGGGTTTGGTTACCAGAACCAGGGCCAGAGCCAGAGTTATCCCAATGCAGGATACCCTAGTCAGGGTCAGAGTTATCCGGGCCGCGGATACTCTGATCCTGCTCCCGTTTATTCGCAGCAGCAGAGCCCTGAACAGTGGAATAAGCAAGTTCCGGGGCAGGGTTATCCTCGGCAGCAGAATCCTGGTCAGTGGAATACCCAGAACCAGAGCTATGGTCAGTATCAGAGCCCAGCTGGGGTGAACAACCCGAACCAGAACTATCAGCAACAGCCTAGAAGCCCTAATCAATGGAACAACCAAAATCAAGGGTATCCGCAACCAGATAATCGCAACCAGTGGGTCCCACAGAACCCGAGTGCTAATCAGTGGAACCATCAGCAAGCAGCTGTAGTGCATGCGACGGAGAATCGGGTGGTGGAAGCTCCTGCTCCGGGGCCTTCGATTGCTGATCTGAGACAGTTGTGCCAGGGAGGGAAAGTTAAAGAAGCTATAGAGTTGATGAATGAGGGGGTTAAAGCCGATGCCGACTGCTTCAGTTGGTTGTTCGATTCATGTGGGAAGTCTAAGTCTCTTGAGAATGCGAAGAAGGTGCATGATTACTTTTTGCAGTCGACATGTAGAGGTGATCTTCAGATGAAGAATAAGGTGCTTGAAATGTATGGGAAGTGTGACAGTATGATCGATGCTCGGAGAGTTTTCGATCACATGCTTGATAAGAATATTGACTCGTGGCATTTGATGATAAATGGGTATGCGTACAATGGGTTAGGGGATGATGGGTTGGAGTTATACGAGCACATCAGGAACTTGGGTTTGAAGCCAAATGAACAGACTTTCCTTGCAGTTCTGTCAGCATGTGCCAGTATAGGAGCCATAGAAGAAGGTTTTATACATTTTGAGTCGATGCAGAATGATTATGGGATTAAGCCTGGGGTTGAGCATTATTTAGGGGTTATTGATGTTCTCTGTCAACCTGGGCATCTTGCAGAAGCCGTGGAGTATATTGAAAAGCTACCATTTGAGCCCACATTGGAGGTTTGGGAGGCACTGAAGAGTTATGCACGGATCCATGGTGATCTTGATCTTGAAGACCATGTTGAGGAGTTGATGATGGCTATTGATCCTTCAATCGCTACTGCTAATAAAATTCCTACACCATCACCCAAGAGGCGCTCTGTGATCAACATGCTCGAGGGGAAAAACAGAATCAGCGAGTTCAAAAATCCCACTCTTTACAAGGACGACGAGAAATATAAGAGTGGGAAGGAAGGGGGTTATGTACCGGACACTAGATATGTGCTTCATGACATTGATCAAGAGGCGAAGGAGCAAGCCTTGCTCTATCACAGCGAGCGACTCGCAATAGCTTACGGACTTATCAGCACTCCTGCAAGGACGCCTCTCAGAATCATTAAGAACCTCCGGATCTGTGGTGACTGTCATAACGCGATAAAGATCATGTCCAAGATTGTGGGTAGGGAACTGATTGTTAGAGACAACAAGAGATTCCATCACTTTAAGGATGGCAAATGCTCTTGTGGAGATTATTGGTGA
- the LOC120290286 gene encoding pentatricopeptide repeat-containing protein At1g63330-like, with translation MKPTSLLRPASSIFLLLHAPTTAISSHPSSHSILPLSSRPRRRRFSSTPNLNLDDPSEVLSHVRKICRNGGVFSSVGDAQRCFGAMMKTDPLPSPRDFSLLLGAVARMKHYSTAIRLIEQLHSLGVEDNHFWLNISLNCFCRLKRVDLGLSILGRILKLGFPIDVVASSTLIDGLFIQGKTDQALRFLDDMGRNGPEPNETTYAIVAKGLCRAGNTRLAIELLRDWEERGCSINSFTYNIVIDGLCKEGLITEALRLHENLSRKGVEPDVVTYTSLIHSICDVGQMEDAFVLLKQMTSRGIQPDRFTYSSLVHCLCNRGQWKDAMVLSEKMMKAGIKPDVVTYTSVIQGVCNSGHLEEARRLLSHMVQSRVMPNVLTFSILVDAHCKEGLLVEAEAIVDQMIQLGKMPDSVTYNALLNGYCLQNRMKDAMEVLNLMVEKGCSPDVVTYNTLINGYCKAKRMAKSKMLFQEMLQRGLIPDVITYSTLVDGFCKVGNLEAAEELINEMQSHDLSPNHYTLSALLDGLCKMQQIDKAMILLRKMEDSKFVRNIVTYSILINGMCNAGKLNDAIGLFDCLHARGLQPNVWTYSIVMRGLCKGGRTEEAYQLLKEMEGNGCFPNGVTYNTIIQGLLRSKENTRAAQLVGEMVERGFSANVGTMELWVKYLVTTRTSSSSG, from the coding sequence ATGAAGCCGACGAGTCTCCTTCGCCctgcttcttccatcttcctccttcttcatgCGCCGACGACTGCGATCTCCAGCCATCCATCATCCCATTCCATCCTCCCTCTCTCGTCtcgtcctcgtcgtcgtcggTTTTCCTCGACCCCTAATCTTAATTTAGATGACCCCAGCGAGGTCTTGAGTCACGTGAGGAAAATTTGCAGGAATGGTGGCGTGTTTTCGAGCGTCGGCGATGCCCAGCGTTGCTTCGGTGCAATGATGAAGACGGACCCTTTGCCTTCCCCCCGGGATTTCAGTCTTCTGTTGGGTGCTGTAGCGAGGATGAAGCACTACTCCACCGCCATCCGCTTGATTGAGCAGCTGCATTCGTTAGGAGTTGAAGATAATCATTTTTGGCTGAATATTTCGTTGAATTGCTTCTGTCGGTTAAAGCGGGTCGATTTGGGTTTGTCTATCCTGGGCAGAATCTTGAAGCTTGGCTTTCCCATCGATGTGGTGGCTTCGAGTACCTTAATTGACGGTCTCTTTATTCAGGGCAAAACTGATCAAGCGTTGAGGTTCCTCGATGATATGGGACGAAATGGCCCCGAGCCTAATGAGACCACGTATGCGATAGTCGCCAAGGGGTTATGCAGGGCTGGTAACACCAGATTGGCAATTGAATTGCTGAGGGACTGGGAAGAGAGAGGCTGCAGCATCAATTCCTTCACATACAACATAGTGATTGATGGTCTTTGCAAGGAGGGATTGATCACCGAGGCCTTGAGACTCCACGAAAATTTGAGTAGAAAAGGCGTCGAACCAGATGTTGTTACTTATACCTCCTTGATCCACAGTATATGCGATGTAGGCCAGATGGAAGATGCTTTCGTATTGTTGAAACAGATGACGAGCAGAGGCATCCAACCTGACAGATTCACTTATAGCTCCTTGGTTCATTGCTTATGCAACCGAGGCCAATGGAAAGATGCTATGGTCTTGtcggagaagatgatgaaggcaGGAATCAAACCGGACGTCGTTACTTATACCTCTGTCATTCAAGGAGTTTGCAATTCTGGCCATCTGGAAGAGGCTCGAAGACTGCTGAGTCATATGGTGCAAAGCAGAGTCATGCCTAACGTTCTAACCTTCAGCATCCTGGTGGATGCACATTGTAAAGAGGGATTGCTTGTAGAGGCAGAAGCCATAGTTGACCAGATGATTCAATTAGGTAAAATGCCTGATAGTGTCACTTATAATGCATTGTTGAATGGTTATTGCTTGCAAAATAGGATGAAAGATGCAATGGAAGTGCTTAATTTGATGGTTGAAAAAGGCTGCTCACCTGATGTTGTTACTTATAACACATTGATTAATGGATACTGCAAAGCGAAAAGAATGGCCAAGTCAAAGATGCTTTTCCAAGAAATGCTTCAAAGGGGCCTGATTCCTGATGTCATAACATACAGCACTCTTGTGGACGGATTTTGCAAGGTTGGGAACCTTGAAGCCGCAGAGGAGTTAATTAACGAGATGCAGTCTCACGATCTATCTCCAAATCATTATACCTTGAGTGCTTTACTTGATGGCTTGTGTAAAATGCAGCAGATTGACAAGGCCATGATATTACTTCGAAAGATGGAAGATTCCAAATTCGTCCGTAACATCGTGACTTACAGTATCCTAATAAATGGCATGTGTAATGCTGGAAAGCTCAATGATGCAATAGGGCTGTTTGATTGTTTGCATGCTCGAGGGTTGCAACCTAACGTGTGGACGTATAGTATTGTCATGCGTGGATTGTGCAAAGGAGGACGCACGGAGGAAGCATATCAGCTGCTAAAGGAGATGGAAGGAAATGGATGCTTTCCAAATGGTGTCACTTATAACACAATAATCCAAGGGCTTCTAAGAAGTAAAGAAAACACAAGAGCGGCGCAACTTGTCGGTGAAATGGTCGAAAGGGGTTTTTCTGCAAATGTAGGGACGATGGAGTTGTGGGTTAAATATCTCGTGACAACTAGAACTTCTTCCTCTTCTGGTTGA